A region of Actinomycetota bacterium DNA encodes the following proteins:
- a CDS encoding CaiB/BaiF CoA-transferase family protein: protein MTGMGPLQGIRVLDLSRLAPGPYGGMLLADMGADVVRVDRAPLGGELMPRYGDVVGRGKRSVALNLKHPAGVEAALRLVERADVLLEGFRPGVMERLGLGPDDVAARNPRCVYARLTGWGQDGPLAERAGHDINYIAISGVLSAIGRAGEPPVPPVNLLGDFAGGGLLCAFGIVCALVERERSGRGQVVDAAMLDGATNLFSFFSAAVHAGMWGPRGTNMLDTGVHFYDVYECADGGYVSVGAIEPQFYAQLLDGLGLAPEDLPHTQHDPAGQDELRRIFAERFRTRTRDEWAAVFEERDACVYPVLEPREAPGHRHNAAREVFVTGPFDVVQPAPAPRLDRTPGAIAGPAPEPGEHTRDVLGEAGYTGDELDDLRAQGAIAWP, encoded by the coding sequence TCGACCGCGCCCCCCTCGGTGGCGAGCTGATGCCCCGCTACGGCGACGTGGTCGGACGCGGCAAGAGGTCGGTCGCGCTGAACCTGAAGCACCCGGCCGGGGTGGAGGCCGCGCTCAGGCTCGTGGAGCGAGCGGACGTCCTCCTCGAGGGTTTCCGACCCGGCGTGATGGAGCGACTCGGGCTCGGCCCCGACGACGTGGCGGCGAGGAACCCGCGCTGCGTCTACGCCCGGCTCACCGGCTGGGGTCAGGACGGCCCCCTGGCCGAGCGGGCAGGCCACGACATCAACTACATCGCCATCTCGGGGGTCCTCTCGGCGATCGGACGCGCCGGTGAGCCGCCCGTGCCGCCGGTGAACCTGCTCGGCGACTTCGCCGGCGGTGGGCTGCTCTGCGCGTTCGGGATCGTCTGCGCGCTCGTGGAGCGGGAGAGGTCCGGACGGGGACAGGTCGTCGACGCAGCCATGCTGGACGGCGCCACCAACCTCTTCTCGTTCTTCTCGGCCGCCGTCCACGCCGGTATGTGGGGACCGCGCGGGACGAACATGCTCGACACCGGCGTCCACTTCTACGACGTGTACGAGTGCGCGGACGGCGGGTACGTCTCGGTCGGCGCCATCGAGCCGCAGTTCTACGCGCAGCTGCTCGACGGGCTGGGGCTGGCGCCCGAGGACCTCCCCCACACCCAGCACGACCCGGCCGGGCAGGACGAGCTGCGCCGCATCTTCGCCGAACGGTTCCGGACCCGCACCCGCGACGAGTGGGCGGCCGTGTTCGAGGAGCGCGACGCGTGCGTGTACCCCGTCCTCGAACCGCGGGAAGCCCCCGGACACCGCCACAACGCAGCCCGCGAGGTGTTCGTGACCGGGCCGTTCGATGTCGTGCAGCCGGCTCCCGCGCCCCGTCTGGACCGCACCCCCGGCGCGATCGCCGGACCCGCCCCCGAGCCGGGGGAGCACACCCGCGACGTCCTGGGCGAGGCGGGGTACACCGGCGACGAGCTGGACGACCTGCGCGCCCAGGGAGCGATCGCTTGGCCTTGA
- a CDS encoding DUF3152 domain-containing protein — protein sequence MALRGVLALALLASACTATEVPTRRVVSEPIRVAEVRAPAHVPAPAPVPSPTPGTTPAPAPVSVRYRVEVRIPDDDGFERFVHETLADPRGWSRAGFELRPDRSAPYVVVLAEGDEVDELCHPYDTGGRYSCQNGPVVALNADRWRTAVPGWPASLDEYRLYLVNHEVGHLLGQRHRPCPGPGSIAPVMFQQSGNLRGCRPNGWPTQAEIERASRHDQMLAPGYGE from the coding sequence TTGGCCTTGAGGGGCGTGCTCGCGCTCGCCCTGCTCGCCTCCGCCTGCACGGCGACGGAGGTGCCTACGAGACGTGTCGTGTCCGAACCCATCCGCGTCGCCGAGGTCCGGGCGCCCGCCCACGTCCCGGCGCCGGCTCCCGTACCGTCCCCGACGCCGGGGACGACGCCGGCGCCCGCACCGGTGAGCGTCCGCTACCGCGTCGAGGTTCGCATCCCCGACGACGACGGGTTCGAGCGGTTCGTCCACGAGACGCTGGCCGACCCACGCGGCTGGTCACGGGCCGGGTTCGAGCTGCGCCCGGACCGATCCGCCCCGTACGTGGTGGTGCTCGCCGAGGGAGACGAGGTGGACGAGCTCTGCCATCCGTACGACACCGGGGGCCGCTACTCGTGCCAGAACGGACCCGTGGTCGCGCTGAACGCCGACCGGTGGAGGACGGCCGTGCCCGGCTGGCCCGCCTCGCTGGACGAGTACCGGCTGTACCTCGTCAACCACGAGGTGGGCCACCTCCTCGGCCAGCGCCACCGTCCCTGTCCGGGTCCGGGGTCGATCGCGCCGGTGATGTTCCAGCAGTCGGGGAACCTCCGCGGGTGCCGTCCGAACGGGTGGCCCACGCAGGCAGAGATAGAACGGGCGTCGCGCCACGACCAGATGCTCGCGCCCGGCTACGGGGAGTGA